The Candidatus Paceibacterota bacterium genomic sequence TCACTTTGGCAAGGATGTCGCTGGTGGCGTTCTTGTCGCTGGAGGTGATCTTGCTGCCGGTCGCCACGTTCTTCAGTCCGGGTGGCACCATCATCGGCGGACGGGGTTTGTCGGAAAGCGGCTCGACGTTGGGGCCGAGCTGGAGGTCCTTGGGGGTGCCCTTGAAAGCGGGCGGAGGCAGTTTGATCGCCAGGGGCACCTGATCGCCGTCGGCAGCCGGCAGGGATTGCGCCAGGAACAGATTCAGGACAGCCAGTGTAAGGCCTGAGAGCAACGGCAACATCATGCGCCGCCATAGCGGCTTGCGAGTGGTATTCATTTTATTCGTCATGCTTCTAATATTTAAACTAAACGAGCGGCACCCGACAAGCCTGTTTGCCAGGCTGCCGGCTTATGGAGGACATGACGAACGCCGGCACGGAGATATTCGATAGCCCCGGCGGCGGGGACGGTCTGCCGAATCGTTTGGCCGGCAGCGGACGCGGGCACTTCGGCGAGACGTCTGCCGCGTCAGCCTACACGAACTGCAACTTGGTCGTCGCCGCCTCGGGATCCCAGCCGCGGGTGGGCTGGCTTGTGATGGACGATACGTCCTTGATGGAGATTTGACGGCCGCGCGTCTTCGGCCCCTTCACGTCCACCTCGGCCGGCTTGCAGGTCTGCTGGTTGATTTTCTGGTAGGGCGCCGGTTTGTAGCGGATGAAAAGCTCCGCCGGAGTGTCCGGCTCGAAGAACAGCACGCGCGACTTGGGCGGGATGCAGTGATAGACCTTGTTGAGTATCGTGCCACCGAAGGTGAAGCGCTTGAGATAAGTAGCCTCGCGGTTGGTGTAGGCGCAGGTGAACACCCGATCGCGCTCCGGCAGGCCGCAGTAAAACAGGTCCGGCCCCACAAACACCTTCTCCGGCAGCTCCGTCACCCGGTAATGGCCGTCCTTGAAGACCAGAATGATCTTGTCGAACTTGGTGCATTCGACGTGGAATTCCTCGCCGGAGACTTTGTAGCCGACGTAGCCGGACTCGCGGTCGTAGGCGACCTTGAACGCCTTGAAGGCGACTTCCTTCGCGTCCACTTCGTCGTAGCGGCTCGAACGGGTGAGGCGCGGGTAAAGCGGGCCGTATTTGGCGAGCAACGCTTCGAGGTGGCCGATGACGTACTTGGTGAGGTTTTTCAGGCTTTTGCGCGTCTCGGCCAGGTCGGCTTTGACCCGCTCCATTTCCTCGCGGTGCCTGTTGATATCGAACAGAGAGATGCGCCGAATGCGCACGGCCAGGAGGCGTTCGATATCCGGTTCGGCGAGTTCGCGAATCATCTGCCGGCGGAACGGCTTGAAGCCCTCGCGCACGGCGGCCAGGACCGCCTCATTGGTCTTGCACTGCTCAATCTTCTTGTAGATGCGCTCCTCGATGAAAATGCGTTCCAGGGTGCGGAAGTGCAGCTCATCCTGCAGCTTGGACTCTTTGAGCTCCAGTTCGCGCTTCAGGGTCTCCACCAGTTGGGTGGTGTTCTGGCGCAGGACTTCTGACACCGTCAGCTCGACAGGCCGGTTGTTCCTGATGACCACGATGCGGCTGGCGATGGTAACCTCGCAATCGGTGAAGGCATAGAGCGCATCCGCCAACTGCTCCGCGCTGACACCGCCCGGCGCCTTGACCTCGATCTCCACCTCCTCAGACGTGAAGTCGTTGATGCTCTTGACCTTGATCTTGCCCTTGCGGGAGGCGTCCTCGATGGAGTCAATAAGTGAATCGGTGGTGGTCGTGGGCGGGATTTCCTTGATGATGACGGTGGACTCGTCCTTGA encodes the following:
- a CDS encoding DNA topoisomerase IV subunit A, whose amino-acid sequence is MSAKRKSNPNQPELPIQELPDNTPGVVNAAPAPQGGNGKPSKRKPAQGGNGATHVLAEGVALPAPTRPFVPSKIDLPLHRRVNRSFLDYASYVIRDRAIPNLADGLKPVQRRILWALHDKDDGRFIKVANVVGHAMQYHPHGDASIGDALVVLTNKRYLIEGQGNFGNIYTGDVAAAPRYIECRLTELARTEVFNDEITELVPSYDGRNREPVALPSKLPLLLMLGTEGIAVGMSSRILPHNFPELLEAQIAILKKQPFKCLPDFQTGGLMDARGYKDGAGEIKVRAKMKVKDESTVIIKEIPPTTTTDSLIDSIEDASRKGKIKVKSINDFTSEEVEIEVKAPGGVSAEQLADALYAFTDCEVTIASRIVVIRNNRPVELTVSEVLRQNTTQLVETLKRELELKESKLQDELHFRTLERIFIEERIYKKIEQCKTNEAVLAAVREGFKPFRRQMIRELAEPDIERLLAVRIRRISLFDINRHREEMERVKADLAETRKSLKNLTKYVIGHLEALLAKYGPLYPRLTRSSRYDEVDAKEVAFKAFKVAYDRESGYVGYKVSGEEFHVECTKFDKIILVFKDGHYRVTELPEKVFVGPDLFYCGLPERDRVFTCAYTNREATYLKRFTFGGTILNKVYHCIPPKSRVLFFEPDTPAELFIRYKPAPYQKINQQTCKPAEVDVKGPKTRGRQISIKDVSSITSQPTRGWDPEAATTKLQFV